The genome window CCTCCCAGATCTCCTGGGGGGTCTTGTTGGGTTCGTCTTGGGTGCACATGTTCATTGGACATGCCTGGAGGAGCGAGGAGAACCGTAATCAGCATTTTCCTATATGCTATGACTACCTGCCACTATTATTGACAATCTTTGACATCAAGATCTTTTCTATGTTGCCACTCTGTTCAGTGACTCACCAGCACAATGTCCTTGTGGTTTTTCCATGGGAAGTTCTGCCCCTGGGGAACGCTGCTGGTCTCAATGCCTTGGTGGCTCCCGAACAGGTTGGTGTTGTGGAACTGCTTGCCATTGTTCTGGTGATGTCTGTCAGACATGGCCTGGAAGCCATGGTGCTGGAGGGCCacgttgttgttgtggtggtagATTGTGTTGAGGCCGTTCTGATGGTAGCCAGCAGGGCAGTAGTTGGAGCCCCAGTTGTCCACCTCTCCGTTATGTTGTCTCGTGGACTCGCCCAGCTTGTCGTGGGCGTAGACGAAGGTCTCACGGTGCGCCCGGGCAATGGCCGTTATGGTGCAGTCCACCCCAGGGCTGGGGCACAGGGGTGGAGAGCTGGCCAACAATGGCGGGCTTTGGGTGGATGGTGAGGGCAGAAGGGAAGCAGGAGCTTGTGCTGGAGGACAAGGGGAAGGGGCAAAAGGCAGGGCCTGAGGCTGGGGTGCCACAGTCAGACCCgggcagggagaggaggaagtgggAGAAGGGGGAGAATTGTGGGTCAGGCTGGCCAGCTGGAACTCGTTTTGCATGTTGTTCATGTTGTTCATGGCGCTCTGCATCTCTGCGAGCATGCGCTGCTTCTCACGCTTAGGTATTCTGCCAAAGCGAACagctggggagagagaaagagatacgtGGAGTCAACAGTCTTAACAGGGATGAGAGTGTAACAGATCTATTAGACCTTATGTGGCTATATGTGTCATGTTTTAGCCTGTGAAGCTGTACTTACCATCGCGGGACATGCCCACGGACAGACACTTTTTGAAGCGGCATTGCTGGCAGCGGTTGCGGTTAATCCTCATGATGGTGCAGGTCTCGTTCTTCAGGCACTTTTTGTACTGGATGTTCTGCTGGATACTGCGTCGGAAGAATCCCTTGCAGCCCTCACAGGCATGGACACCATAGTGGAAGCCTGAGGCGACGTCTCCACACACTTTACACAGCAGCACCATCCCATTCAGTTCTTTTGCAAACATAAAGAGTAGAACCGACAATGAGTCCAAATTCCAAAAACACTTAAAGCTGCAGTTCCAGCAGTGACAGATAGGTGTGCACAATTTGGATTCATATAAAGGATTGGGGTTCTGGTAATGGGGTCTACTCACTGGTAAGGCTTGCCACGGACTTGCTGGTGGAGCAGCGAGAGATGCTGTTGTCATTACGACCCCTAGGCCTTGGGGACCCTCCGGAACCGGAAGAGGAGTTGCCATCATCACCATTGGAGGAGCTGGAGCTGCCGCTGCCGGAGTAGGCATTGGAGAAGCTCTGGGAACcattgggggagggagggaaggaggctcCGAAGGAGTTCTCGCTGTACATAGACACCGGGCTGGTGTGATTCGGTGAGCAGCCACTGGAGCCAATGTAGGAGATTACGCCCCCTGGTGGACAAAATAAAAAGCGAGAGGACAACTTGTTAGAATGGATGCATGGTTTAAAAACAGTGAGatcatttgatttgtcacatttGGTGCTTTGTTCTTTGACTCTCTAACCACTGGACATCAGTCAACTGACAGTGAGGGCTGATGGAAACTAAAACAGAGGAGGTAAAGAAGAAGAGGCTTAGAGAGAGGACGCCCACTGGTTAGGATTGATATTGCGCCCATTCATGTTCACTGACAAAAAAACGAGGGGGCAGCTGCAACTTTGTATCATTCTGTACATTCCAAATGTTCCCTTAGCTACCCTGGACAGTTATGCAAGGAAACTGTGGCAATGTTAGGATAACCATAGCAACAGAGTGGCTGGGGAGAGTCCAAGAAGACAAGTGACTGGAAAAGAACATTGCTTTCCAGGAAATGTTAGCAGGAATGGCTGCCCTGACTGGCTTTCCGTTTATTTTTCTAATTCAGAGGTCACCACTCTTATCAAAACAGAAGCCCTGACTACAGAGTACATTTATAGGAAGCCATAAGCAAGATTGTCCTGTGTGGGTTGTGCCACGTGAGCAAGCATCACCTACAGAACATTATTTACATTATGGAAGAAGCTATTGCAGCATGGAAAATGAGCACGTTCTTTTTGGATGCTGCCCAATAGCACAGGCAGTGCTATTGCTGTTGTGCAGTCTCATTGGCCAGACATAGCCACCCACACGAGTGGATTTAGAtactcttgcgctctctctctctctctttgttggaACTTTCCTGACAACTTTCACTTGCCCTACTTCCCTTTCTCTACAACTCTCCCTTTTCACTCTCCTTGAAACTCCCTGTTCTTCTCTCTCCACACCCCCTCCCCTCTGTACTCTATCTTGCTCATAGTCTGTTTctcgtctccctctctcactttcattctctttctccctcccgctTGTTCTAATCCAGCTGTCTCGGTTTCTCCCACTGTGAAGGCTAATTCTCACAAGTTCCGTCCAAGGATCACGTTTCGCCACAGCTGGCCACCCACACACCAACTCGTGCCCGGTCGCCGGGGGGTGCCACGCACAAGGCTACCGGGAATGGCTAATCGCTTTTTAAATGCCAAATGGTGTGCCCTGCCTTTTGCCACTTACAGCGTCCCTGCCGAAACCCGAACCTACAAAGCATATGCCCAAGACTTTCTGCACTTCCTGTTGACTCCAATTAACCTGTGCTCTAATACCAGATCAACAGTATTGTGTTGTTGTTAGGAGATAATGTGTTGTTAGGAGATAATGTGTTGTTGTGAGGAGATGATGTGTTGTTGTGAGTCGATAATGTGTTGTTTTAAGGAGTCTTTGATACCTTTGCAATACATTTTATTGGTGTTGTTGAGGCTTCAATTGATGATGTCCTTGAAAACCGTCTTTATGATTTAATTTCCCTGCATTGATGGCAAGCTGCCCACCTACTGTATGTTTGGGTGGGGCCTATTGAAGGATGGGATCATTGTTTTGTGCTTAACAAAACCAAACTCCATACTTCTGTTCTGTGAGCCTGGCACAGGATGAATTCCAATTTCCTGAGTGAGAGAATGTTTGTCTGTCCTGTTCTTTTCTTTTTGAGACATTCCAATCTCAGaatccagccagccaggcagccctGGAGGAGAAACTTAATTCACTGTGGAAAGGAACATAAGGTCTTAAAGGGTGACTGTGTCAGGTGTCACCACAACACGTGTACTTCCTTGTCCTGCATGTTTCTATAGTATTAaggctcctccctctctctccgcctcATGTTTTCACTCCCTTTTGCTCTGTCTTCCACCTCCTGTCTTTCTATCTCTAAAAAATGTATTACCCACAATAACCAATCAGTGAGTGAAAAATAAGATTGCTTTTGTATCAAAATCAATTACCTGCCATTTAAACCATTTGTACAGTCAATGTGAAATGAATAAAACACATCAATAGATATAACACATCAATAGATATAGCTATGAATATTTAGTGAGTATTATATTAGTCTTAGTGAGTAATATTTAGTCTTAGTGAGTAAACATACATTCAGAgtgaagtatttgaaagaaatatAATAATACATCGAAAGCTATGCATGGGAGAGCCATAGAAGGAAAACAAGCTGGGCTGTATACTTGTGTTGCTCGAGGAGCAGCACTAGAGCAGGCTGCCTGGAGTACATTCTAGTCACGCCCTTACACAACGTGCGCGCTTCCAACTTCAGGTTATTCAACGAGACTGGCAacctaaaaaaagaaaaagactgGCAACCTGACTGGCTGTGCAATACACGCCCATAGAACACACCAACTGTTTCTAGGACAGCCTCACGTTCCCTCCCGTTTAGCGCTATCCATGGTACCCAATAGACAGCCAATTCCCACAAGATACTCTCATGGAATTTACAATATACTTGCTGAATATAACCGAAAAGCTTGGTATCTACCTATGTTTCCACTTTGCTATGTTGTAGCTGTACAATATCATTTTATGTATTGAAAATGCATTTACTCTGAACCTATATTCAAATGAATGAACCAGTAAATGCTGTATTAGACCTACTATCGCCTTGccctaataataatataataaaggTAAGCCCAATATTTTGGACATTTTAGATATCGAAGGGGAATATCCCAATCACCCTGCAAGTGTTTGGTTATGCCTGTGTAATTATGTCAGAAACAACACATTATGATGCCTTACATAAATGTTCATGTCCCACTTTTCAATATAACACGTGACTGAATGATGTCCGGATCGAATCGCAATAATTACACCCGCCAGCTATCCAATAGCAGTGCACACATGGCATCCAAGACTGCGTCACCCATGGGACTCTGAAGAGCAATTATGTAATGAGCTTGCTCTCTATACCAATGGAGATTGGTGGAGAACAGTGAATGAAAACAAAACGCACATGGCTAGCTTGGCGGGCCATGTGAATTGGGCAAAAACATGCGCGGATGTCTGCACCAAAGGGATGTCTGTCCACCTGACATGACCTACTTCTCCCCGAACTATTTTAGAGCACTGTGTCTTAACCCATGATGTTCTACCTACCACATGTACACCATTAAACAATGTATAGTATTTTAAATACTTCTTGATACAACATTTCTTCATTTTACTTTTACTGAGGCCAGTAATTCGACCTTGACAATGACGGTTATGTCGAACGGTTGGGGTAAAATCTATAGACTACAGTAATGACAACACACAGTCATCAGTGAATTCAAAATACACACTGTATGAGGAATAGGCCTACTTCAAGTCTCGTCAGTCATGCACTGAGGTTTGGCATGAGGAGAACTGTACAGAGACCCATTGAACTTTACCCCATCTAGTGCATCACAAGGATGATTCCATCAGCCACGTAAATCCCATACAAAAGTGTCTCTACTTAATCGACAGGTGTACAGCAATACAATACAACTCACCATTGATTTACGCATTGCGGACTGATAAACAACAAACTGCAAAGAGCTTCAACAGACTGCCCATAAGCCAGGTAGCCAAAACAATGCGTAAAACACATTTTAGCCCCAAATACGGTATCCATTACACACGCACAACAAAATGATCCTGAATATTTACCTGTATTGTTGTTATTTGTGTCCATtgctgttgttgccatcctgagCTCCAAAACATTCATATAGATATCGGTGAAAATAGAAAACAGTTTAGGAAAGGATAATTTCCCTTCTGGCGAGGTTCTTGGCAAAAAGCAGGTCCTCTATTCTCTGTTATAACGATGTCATTATGTAACTATAATAAAAGCTCTGTTTGAGTTCGAATACTCATTAAAATACTTAGAACCAGGGTTAATAAACTATACCAAAGGATGCATCTGCTATCGAGCAAGTTCCCGCGTAATGTGAATCACTTCTCTGTAAGCACTGCCAGTGAAAAAAATTACGAAAAGCGTCTATGCTGTCACAGGCTCTATCGGTGTAGGTCTGAACCGCAGTTTCCAAGTCGGCCTGGTTTTGCTCAGTCTCCCTCATCCCTAGGAAAGGAACAAGGACGCACTGCATGCATGGCCGCACGGGGCTGAAAACGGGACCATGTGACCCCAGGGGAGTGCCTCGTGCCCCAGTGACACACTTTTGTCTCCGAACAcattagcttttttttttactgcgcACATGGAGACGGTAACTCCGCCTACGAAAACGCCTACGAAAAACGTGGGAAAATAATATTTTAACGCTGCCATTTTAACTTTCGGGGATAGGACAATATTTAAATATCACCAAATTGCCCAACGCCATGGCACATGTTCCATCCATCATTCAAATTATGTCTAATTTGGGTTTAATTGGACTTGCCATTATATACTGGCTCACAAAGGGCTCCCCTTTGTCATGTCTGGTTGGAATGTGGATGTGACCACAGAAATTCACTTGATACATTGAAAAGATTAGTGCGACCTGTTGTGAAGTGAGGAACATGCCATTTCAAACATCTTAATATCATCAATAACGAGGATTAGCTTTAATTCCGTTTTTCTGGCAGTATTGCAAGCGATGTGAATGGGGTGATGGGGGTATAgaatacaaaaataaaactgtccaAGAACTCTCCAGAATGAATGCAGATAAGTATCATAATACCTTATTTATTACCATTTTATTACCAGTGTTTTTGTAATAGGAAAACTCTGCAGGATCAAAAGGAACATGATATGCCTGCATATCATGCGAACCATTTCTGCCAGACTGTTTACAGCGCCCCACTCTATTCTACGCTGTGCACATTGTCCTCACACCTCCACATTGTGCTGCTGTGGGTACATGTAAAGATCACCTAGCCCCATTCTGCGACTACCCCTGAAAATCGAATCTATTTCCCATTATACGCAGCTAGCACATTTGGATcattggaagttgtgggaacgtacgtTTGTGGTTTCCCATTCGTTCTGGGAACGAAACCATAAGTTTGGAATGTTTAGTAACTATTCTGTGAACTGAAGTGAAAATTTTGCCTATTATGGGAACGTTTATtgttaggttgcagggaggttctgagaacgttttgcTCTGGTTTCTTGAAAGTTTttctgggaggttttattaacagtctgagaatggaaattatagAGGTTATTTAGAgaggttaacttggctttcgtagaccttagaaaggcagggtaggatagatataggtctgtatcCATTTGGGTCTAGAGCGTCTCCtcatttgaagagggggatgaccacggcagctttccaatctttggggatctcagacgatacaaaagagaggttgaacaggctagtaataggggttgtaacaattttggcggataattttagaaggagagggtccagattgtctagcccggctgatttgtaggggtccagattttgcagctctatcagaacatcagctatctggatttgggtgaaggagaaatgggggagtcttgggcaagtttctgtggggggtgcagggctgttgatcggggtaggggtagccaggtgaaaagcatggccagctgtagaaaaatggtTATTGAAATCTctattatcgtggatttatcggtggtaacagtgtttcctagcctcagtgcagtgggcagctgggaggaggtgctcttattctccatggactttacagtgtcccagatttttttggagtttgtgctacaggatgcaaatttctgtttgaaaaagctagccgttgctttcctaactgcctgtgtatatcggttcctaacttccctgaaaagttgcatatcgcgggggctattcgatgctaatgcagaaagccacaggatgtttttgtgttggacaagggcagtcaggtctggagtgaaccaagggctatatctgttcctggtactacattttttgaatggggcatgcttatttaagatggtgaggaaagcacttttaaagaattaccaggcatcctctactgacggaatgagggcaatatccttccaggatacccgggccaggtcgattagaaaggcctgcttgctgaagtgttttagggagcgtttaacagtgatgaggggtgatcgtttgaccgcagacccattacggacgcaggaaatgaggcagtgatcgctgagatcctggttgaaaacagcagaggtgtatttggagggcaagttggttaggatgatatctatgagggtgcccgtgtttacggatttggggttgtacctggttggttcattgataatttcTGTAAGATTGacggcatcaagcttagattgtaggatggccggggtgtatagcatgtcccagtttaggtcacctaacagcacgagctctgaagatagatggggggaaatcaattcacatatggtgtccagggcacagctgggggcagaaggtgatCGATAGCatgcggcaacggtgagagacttgtttctggaaaggtggatttttaaaagtagaagctcaaattgtttgggcacagacctggatagtaagacagaactctgcaggctatctctgcagtagattgcaactccgccccctttggcagttctatcttgtcggaaaatgttatagttagggatggaaatttcagggtttttggtggtcttcctaagccaggattcagacacggctaggtcatccgggttggcagagtgtgctgaagcagtgaataaaagaaacttagggaggaggcttctaatgttaacatgcatgaaaccaaggcttttacggttacagaagtcaacaaatgagagcgcctggggaatgggagtggagctaggcactgcagggcctggattaacctctacgtcaccagagggacagaggaggagtaggataagggtatggctaaaggctataagaactggttgtctagtacgTTCgcaacagagagtaaaaggagcaggtttctgggcacggtagaatagattcaaggcataatatacagacaaaggtatggtaggatgtgaatacagtggaggtaaacctatgcattgagtgacgatgagagagatattgtctcttgaaacataatttaaaccaggtgaggtcaccgcatgtgtgggaggtggaactaaagggttagctaaggcgtattgagcagcgctagaggctctacagtgaaataaggcaataatcactaaccaaaacagcaatggacaaggcctATTGACATTAGGgtagaggcatgcgtagccgagtgatcataggggtccagtgagtagctcggcgggctggagacacagtgattcagacagctagcgggccggggatagcaagctagcagaagggccttagagggatgatgcgacggaagaagtctgttgtggccccctcgtgctgttacgtcggcagaccagtcgtgatggatcggcagggctccgtgtggtaaaagggtccaggccaattggcaaaatatgtatagtggccaaagaatttgtctaatgggcctcttcagctaacaacggcggcctaccccggccaaaccctaacccggatgacgctgtgccaattgtgcgccacccaatcatggccggttgtgatacagcctggaattgaaccagggtctgtagtgacacctctagcactgagatgcagtgccttagaccgctgcgctaatCAAGAGCCCCCTACGCTGCACCAATGCCCCCAGTTCAGTAAGCGAGGTCCATaccgaaatggtttgtcgagattggtgtggaagaagcTGACtagcctgtacagagccctgacctcaaccccatcaaacacctttgggatgaattggaacgccgactgaaaGCCAgccctaatcgtccaacatcagtgcccgacctcactaatgctcttgtggctgaatggaagcaagtccccagagcaatgttccaacatgtaggCTGAATTTAAGGATAGAGTAATTCATTTTTATATGTTGGGCTTAGGTTATATGTTTGCTAAAGAAGTTCCATGATATGCTGTAGGCTAAATGCAAACATTAAAGTGAGAGTGTGAAATATGAAATACTTGTTGCATTCACTGAATTGTTGTCGAAGTAGGCtactatttctacattttgtGTCAGGCCCGGTCTGTACTAAATCTTATTGAGAGAGATTACCTACATTTTGAAATAGTCCCTGAATAGTTGTTTGCATTTTTACATTGTTACAGAAGTAAGAATCATTGTCAATCAAATAGCCTACTTTGTGTGGGTTTTGTAATACTTTCTGAATATTGTCCTCTGGTCACATTTTggatctatttttttatttatatgtaaataatatttaagtagaatatatactgaacaaaaatataaacacaacatgcaacaatttcaaagattttactgagttacagttcatagaagtaaatcagtcaactgaaataaattcattaggacctaatctatggatttaacatgactgggcaggggtgcactggggagccaggtccagccaatcggaatgagtttttccccataaaagggcgttattacaaacagaaatactcctcagcaccccactcctcagacaatcccacaggtgtagaggtcctaggctggcgtggttacacgtggtctgcggttgtgaggccggttggatgtactgccaaattctctaaaatgacattacttatggtagagaaattaacattcaattctctggtaacagctctggtggacattcctgcagtcagcatgccaattgcacactccctcaaaattgtagacatctgtggcattgtgttgtgtgacaaaactgcacattatagagtggccttttattgtccccagcacaaggagcacctgtgtaatgatcataccgtttaatcagcttcttgatatgccacacctgtcaactGGATGGCttatcttagcaaaggagaaatgctcactaacaggaatgtaaacaaatttgtgcacagcatttgagagaaatacgtttcttgtgcatatggaaaatgtattggatatttcatttcagctcatgaaacatgagaccaacactttacatgttgcgtttatattttagttcagtataaTTATACTTGCTACATTTTGagtgagtaatttagtcaaaTATTTTACAATTGAAAGGTTTTTTTGTGTTGAGTGTTAGTTGTTTTTTGATAGAGAGTGTCTTTACACAATGGAAAACAAAATGAGTGTTATTCCTATCAACATGAATGTGGTGTCATATTAAAGAAGAGGTTGTGCTCTTTAAAAGTAAGTTAAGTTGATGTTGtcatttgttctttgtttttgagCTATGTCTGTCTGCTTGAAATGTGTGAGAAAATTACCTTTATCTTGAAAATTCTCAGTAATCTAGAGCAGCATTCTAGAATTCTATTGCAGTCTAAAGAGTTAAACTTTTCACACAAtatttcaataagacttttaataacacatCTATCTTGTTTTGGGTCAACTTTTTTTAGACTCCAAGCACAGACATGGAAAAATAtttgactttaaatagaaccataaaGAAACCT of Salmo trutta chromosome 1, fSalTru1.1, whole genome shotgun sequence contains these proteins:
- the LOC115197076 gene encoding nuclear receptor subfamily 1 group D member 1, which produces MNVLELRMATTAMDTNNNNTGGVISYIGSSGCSPNHTSPVSMYSENSFGASFPPSPNGSQSFSNAYSGSGSSSSSNGDDGNSSSGSGGSPRPRGRNDNSISRCSTSKSVASLTKLNGMVLLCKVCGDVASGFHYGVHACEGCKGFFRRSIQQNIQYKKCLKNETCTIMRINRNRCQQCRFKKCLSVGMSRDAVRFGRIPKREKQRMLAEMQSAMNNMNNMQNEFQLASLTHNSPPSPTSSSPCPGLTVAPQPQALPFAPSPCPPAQAPASLLPSPSTQSPPLLASSPPLCPSPGVDCTITAIARAHRETFVYAHDKLGESTRQHNGEVDNWGSNYCPAGYHQNGLNTIYHHNNNVALQHHGFQAMSDRHHQNNGKQFHNTNLFGSHQGIETSSVPQGQNFPWKNHKDIVLACPMNMCTQDEPNKTPQEIWEDFSLSFTPAVREVVEFAKHIPGFSALSENDQVTLLKAGTFEVLMVRFASLFNMKEQTVTFISGATYSLEALKGMGMGGLLDTMFEFSEKLNSLELTAEELGLFTAVVLVSADRSGIENLNSVELLQESLIRALRALVSKSNPCDASRFTKLLLKMPDLRTLNNMHSEKLLSFRIDA